One Microcebus murinus isolate Inina chromosome 10, M.murinus_Inina_mat1.0, whole genome shotgun sequence DNA segment encodes these proteins:
- the MAFF gene encoding transcription factor MafF isoform X3: MSGDPLSGKALKIKRELSENTPHLSDEALMGLSVRELNRHLRGLSAEEVTRLKQRRRTLKNRGYAASCRVKRVCQKEELQKQKSELEREVDKLARENAAMRLELDALRGKCEALQGFARSVAAARGPAALVAPASVITIVKSTPSPGSGPAPGPDPAPGPAACS; this comes from the exons ATGTCTGGGGACCCCTTGTCCGGCAAAGCTCTGAAG ATCAAGCGCGAGCTGAGCGAGAACACACCACACCTGTCCGACGAGGCGCTGATGGGGCTGTCCGTGCGGGAGCTGAACCGACACCTGCGGGGGCTCTCGGCCGAGGAGGTGACGCGGCTCAAGCAGCGACGCCGCACGCTCAAGAACCGCGGCTACGCCGCCAGCTGCCGCGTGAAGCGCGTGTGCCAGAAGGAGGAGCTGCAGAAGCAGAAGTCGGAGCTGGAGCGCGAGGTGGACAAGCTGGCGCGTGAGAACGCGGCCATGCGCCTGGAGCTCGACGCGCTGCGCGGCAAGTGTGAGGCGCTGCAGGGCTTCGCGCGCTCTGTGGCCGCGGCCCGCGGGCCAGCCGCACTCGTGGCGCCCGCCAGCGTCATCACCATCGTCAAGTCCACCCCAAGCCCGGGgtctggccccgcccccggcccagaccccgcccccggcccggccgcctGCTCCTag
- the MAFF gene encoding transcription factor MafF isoform X2, translated as MAQGERCHGERSPAQRAPSANMSGDPLSGKALKIKRELSENTPHLSDEALMGLSVRELNRHLRGLSAEEVTRLKQRRRTLKNRGYAASCRVKRVCQKEELQKQKSELEREVDKLARENAAMRLELDALRGKCEALQGFARSVAAARGPAALVAPASVITIVKSTPSPGSGPAPGPDPAPGPAACS; from the exons ATGGCACAGGGCGAAAGGTGCCACGGAGAGAG GTCTCCAGCCCAGAGGGCACCTTCTGCAAACATGTCTGGGGACCCCTTGTCCGGCAAAGCTCTGAAG ATCAAGCGCGAGCTGAGCGAGAACACACCACACCTGTCCGACGAGGCGCTGATGGGGCTGTCCGTGCGGGAGCTGAACCGACACCTGCGGGGGCTCTCGGCCGAGGAGGTGACGCGGCTCAAGCAGCGACGCCGCACGCTCAAGAACCGCGGCTACGCCGCCAGCTGCCGCGTGAAGCGCGTGTGCCAGAAGGAGGAGCTGCAGAAGCAGAAGTCGGAGCTGGAGCGCGAGGTGGACAAGCTGGCGCGTGAGAACGCGGCCATGCGCCTGGAGCTCGACGCGCTGCGCGGCAAGTGTGAGGCGCTGCAGGGCTTCGCGCGCTCTGTGGCCGCGGCCCGCGGGCCAGCCGCACTCGTGGCGCCCGCCAGCGTCATCACCATCGTCAAGTCCACCCCAAGCCCGGGgtctggccccgcccccggcccagaccccgcccccggcccggccgcctGCTCCTag
- the MAFF gene encoding transcription factor MafF isoform X1, with the protein MARAETDTEQMCAMYVSGSHGTGRKVPRREVRSPAQRAPSANMSGDPLSGKALKIKRELSENTPHLSDEALMGLSVRELNRHLRGLSAEEVTRLKQRRRTLKNRGYAASCRVKRVCQKEELQKQKSELEREVDKLARENAAMRLELDALRGKCEALQGFARSVAAARGPAALVAPASVITIVKSTPSPGSGPAPGPDPAPGPAACS; encoded by the exons ATGGCGCGGGCGGAGACCGACACGGAACAGATGTGTGCCATGTATGTGAGCGGCAGTCATGGCACAGGGCGAAAGGTGCCACGGAGAGAGGTGAG GTCTCCAGCCCAGAGGGCACCTTCTGCAAACATGTCTGGGGACCCCTTGTCCGGCAAAGCTCTGAAG ATCAAGCGCGAGCTGAGCGAGAACACACCACACCTGTCCGACGAGGCGCTGATGGGGCTGTCCGTGCGGGAGCTGAACCGACACCTGCGGGGGCTCTCGGCCGAGGAGGTGACGCGGCTCAAGCAGCGACGCCGCACGCTCAAGAACCGCGGCTACGCCGCCAGCTGCCGCGTGAAGCGCGTGTGCCAGAAGGAGGAGCTGCAGAAGCAGAAGTCGGAGCTGGAGCGCGAGGTGGACAAGCTGGCGCGTGAGAACGCGGCCATGCGCCTGGAGCTCGACGCGCTGCGCGGCAAGTGTGAGGCGCTGCAGGGCTTCGCGCGCTCTGTGGCCGCGGCCCGCGGGCCAGCCGCACTCGTGGCGCCCGCCAGCGTCATCACCATCGTCAAGTCCACCCCAAGCCCGGGgtctggccccgcccccggcccagaccccgcccccggcccggccgcctGCTCCTag